From the Synechococcus sp. KORDI-49 genome, the window AGCTGATCGAGACGGCTGGGATCGCGACCATCGGCCAGATGCACGGTGATGCCGCTGGCCGTGGCGATCCGTGCTGCCGCCAGCTTGGTGGTCATGCCGCCGCGGCCCCAGCGACCACCATCGCCGGCACCCGCCTCCAGGGCCTGAAGCTCACGCGGGTGATGCACATCGGAGATGGGCCTGGCATCCGCAACGGTGCGGGGATCGGCGGAATAAAGACGATCCACATCCGTGAGCAGGATCAGCTGATCGGCATCGACAGCGGCTGCCACCAGGGCCGACAGCGTGTCGTTGTCCCCGAAGCGCAGTTCCGCCGGAGAGATCGCATCGTTCTCGTTGATCACTGGCAGAACCCCCCAGCTGAGCAGCTGCCGCAGGGTGTTGGAGGCGTTCTGGTAGCGGCGGCGATCCGCCAGATCGGAGCGGGTCAGCAGCACCTGGGCCACCGACCGCCCGTGGCGGGACAACGCCCGTTCGTAGAGGGCCATGAGATGTCCCTGGCCGATGGCAGCGGCCGCCTGCAGCGCCACAACGGTGTCGGGACGACGGGGCAGCTGCTGACGCTGACACCCCAGACCGACCGCCCCGCTGGTGACCAGCACCACCTGATCACCACGCTCCATGG encodes:
- the proB gene encoding glutamate 5-kinase is translated as MMLWVVKLGTSLLRGDTAAVIEGYGAAIAAAMERGDQVVLVTSGAVGLGCQRQQLPRRPDTVVALQAAAAIGQGHLMALYERALSRHGRSVAQVLLTRSDLADRRRYQNASNTLRQLLSWGVLPVINENDAISPAELRFGDNDTLSALVAAAVDADQLILLTDVDRLYSADPRTVADARPISDVHHPRELQALEAGAGDGGRWGRGGMTTKLAAARIATASGITVHLADGRDPSRLDQLLQGDRGGTVFHPHPEPLGNRRSWLAHVLQAQGTLRLDPGACEALLERGASLLQVGITAVEGEFGASQAVNLVDPDGRLLGRGLCSQSSAALRQGLGAAAGDRPSAVVVHRDALVLSDRLLP